Below is a window of Streptomyces sp. WMMB303 DNA.
CGGGCGCGCCCGGCCGCGCGCACCTCCACGGCGCCACCGCACCCGCTCTCCCGTGCCCGGACGCCGTCGCGCGCCGACCGCTCCGGAAGCGGGACCACAACGACCACAACGTCCAATACTTTTCTTGCTGTACGAGGGCAGACACCGCCCCGCCGCCCGGGCAGCATGTGGGCCTTCCCCTCCCGTCCCCCCGGACTGCCTCGGAAAGGCGGTGTTCCGCGTGCGCTCGCGCGCCCTGCTCTCCCCTCTGGCCGCCGCGGCGGTCGTGCTGCTCGTCCCCCCGCTGATCACTTCCGGCAGCGGCGCCTCGGGCGGCACGAACATCCCCGGCCTGCGCTTCATGGTGCCCAACACCCCCGGCGGCGGCTACGACATCACCGCACGTACAGCGGCCAAGAACGCCGAGGACGCCGGCCTCAACCACAACATCGAGGTCTACAACCTGCCCGGCGCCGGCGGCACCGTCGGCCTCAGCCGGCTCGTCAACGAGCGCGGCAACGGCAAGCTGACGATGTCCATGGGCCTCGGCGTGGTCGGCGCCGTCCACACCAACGACGCGCCCTCCACCCTCGCCGACGCGACGCCGGTCGCCCGGCTCACGGAGGAGCCCGACATCGTGGTCGTCGCCAAGAACTCCAAGTACAAGACGTTCCGGCAGCTCCTGTCCGACTGGAAGAAACACCCGGGCGCCATGCCGGTCGGCGGCGGGTCCTCGCCGGGCGGTCCCGACCACCTGGCGCCGATGCTGATGGCCCGCGCCGCGGGGATCAGGACCAAGGAGGTCAACTACGTGCCGTTCGACGGCGGCGGCGAACTGCTGGCCTCCGTACTGGGCGGCAAAGTCGCCTTCGGCGTCTCCGGTCTGGGCGAGTACCGCGACCAGATCGAGTCCGGCGAGCTGCGCCTGCTCGCCGTCACCGGCCCGAAGCGGGCCGCGGGCTTCGACGCGCCCACCCTCAAGGAGTCCGGCATCGACGTGGAGTTCACCAACTGGCGCGGCATGATGGCCCCGCCCGGGCTCTCCGAGGCCCAGCGGGACAAACTCGTCCGCTTCCTGCGCGAGTTGCGGCGCTCCGAGCAGTGGCGCGACTCGCTGCGGACCAACGGCTGGGAAGATGCCTGGCTGCCCGGCGACAAGTACGGCCGCTTCCTCAAACGCGAGGACGAACGCGTGAACTCCGTCCTGAAGGAGCTGGGGCAGTGAGCAACGCGAGCGACACCCGATCCCCCCGCCTCCCGCGCGGCCCGCGGGCGTCCCGGCCGGACGGGCGGGCACGAACCGGCGCCGCGCGGCGCCGCGGCTACTCCGAACTCGGCCTGTGCGCACTGCTGCTGGCCGTCGGCGTCCTCGTACTGAGCGACGCGCTCACCATGGACACCGTCGCCTCGGCACGCGGCCCGGTCGGTCCCCGCACTGTCCCCCTCGTCGTCGGGACGGCGCTGCTGGTCGTCTCCGTCGTGCTCACCGTCGACGTCCTGCGCGGCGCCGCCGGAGACGGCACGGCCGGGGGCGGCACGACCGGGGGCGGTACGACGACGCCCCCGGAGCCCGGGGACGCGCAGACCCCGCGCCCGGAGCCGGGGAGCCAGACAGCCGCGGTACCGGAGCAGGGGAGTCCACGCACCGCGCAACCGGACGCGGCGGACGGGAAAGACGCGGCGGACGGGAAAGACGCAGCCGGGGCGGTCGACGCGGAGGCGGACGAGCCCGGCGACTGGCGTACCGTCGCGCTCCTCACGGGAGTCTTCCTCGCCTTCGCCGCACTGATCGAACCGCTCGGCTTCCCCCTCGCGGGCGCCCTGCTCTTCTGGGGCTCGGCCTTCACGCTGGGCAGCCGCCGCCATGCCCTCACCCGTGACCCGCTGATCGCCGCCGGGCTCTCCCTGCTCACCTACACGGTCTTCCACCTCCTCCTCGGCGTCCATCTGCCGGGCGGACCACTGATGGGAGTGATGTGACCATGGATTCCGTCAACTCCCTGATCGACGGCTTCGGCACCGCGCTGACCCCGCTCAACCTGCTGTGGGCCGCCGTGGGCGTGCTGCTGGGTACCGCCATCGGCGTCCTGCCGGGCATCGGTCCCGCGATGGCCGTCGCGCTGCTGCTGCCGGTCACCTACGGCCTCGACCCGACCGCCGCGTTCATCATGTTCGCCGGGATCTACTACGGCGGAATGTTCGGCGGCTCGACGACCTCCATCCTGCTCAACACCCCCGGGGAGAGCGCGGCGGTGATCGCCGCCATCGAAGGCAACCCGATGGCCAAGGCCGGACGCGGCTCCCAGGCCCTCGCCGCCGCGGCCGTCGGGCACTTCGCGGGCGGCATGATCGGCACCGTCCTGCTCGTCCTCCTCGCCCCGACCGTGGCGAGCCTTGCGGTGGACATCGGCGCCCCCGACTACTTCGCCATCATGGTGATGGCCTTCATCGCCGTCACCTCCGTCCTCGGCTCCTCCCGCGTCCGCGGCTTCGCCTCCCTGCTGATCGGCCTGACCCTGGGACTGGTCGGCCTGGACCAGATGACCGGCCAGCAGCGGCTGACCTTCGGCAGCCTGCAACTCTCGGACGGCATCGACGTCGTGATCGTCGCGGTCGGCCTCTTCGCCATCGGCGAGGCCCTGTGGGTCGCCGCGCACCTGCGGCGCGACCCCGGCACCTCCATCCCGGTGGGCCGCCCGTGGCTGGGCCGTGACGAACTGCGGCGCACCTGGAAGCCGTGGCTGCGCGGGCCGCTCATCGGCTTCCCCTTCGGGGCGATCCCGGCAGGCGGCGCGGAGATCCCCACATTCCTCTCCTACATCACCGAGAAGCGGCTCTCGAAGCATCGCAAGGAGTTCGGCAAGGGCGCCGTCGAGGGCGTCGCCGGACCCGAGTCGGCCGCCTCCGCCTCGGCGGCGGGCACACTCGTCTCGATGCTGACCCTCGGGCTGCCGACGACCGCCGTCGCGGCCGTGATGCTCGCCGCCTTCCAGCAGTACGGCATCCAGCCCGGCCCGCTGCTCTTCGAACGGGAACCCGAACTGGTGTGGGGGCTGATCGCCTCGCTCTTCATCGGGATGGCGATGCTGCTCGTCCTCAACCTGCCGCTGGCTCCCGTCTGGTCCAAGCTGCTGCGCGTCCCGCGCCCCTACCTGTACGCGGGGATCCTCTTCTTCGCGGCGGTCGGTGCCTACGCGGTCGGCGGCCAGGCTGTCGACGTCGTGATCCTCCTCGTCATCGGGCTCCTCGGAGTGCTGATGCGGCGCTACGGGCTGCCGGTGCTCCCCGCGATCATCGGCGTCATCCTGGGCCCCAACGCCGAGCAACAGTTGCGCAGAGCGCTCCAGATCAGCGACGGGGACGTCATCGGACTGGTCAACACCCCGTTCTCCGTCACCGTCTACGCGGTGATCGCGACCGTCCTGCTGTGGCCTCTGCTGAAGCGCCTGCTGCCCGCACGCGGCGGTCCCGCACCGTCCGCGGTCACGGGCGGGAAGCGCGCCGCGCGTGCGACCGGGACCGGCGAGAAGAACAAGACGGCCGAGAAAGGCGAGAAAGGCGAGGAACGCGAGGAGGTCGAGGAAGGCGAGGAAGGCGAGAAGGCGAGAAGGACCGGGCCGTGAGCGGAGACTGACCCCTCCGGCGGAGCAGCCTGCCGAGCCCCGCGTCCCGTCCCGGTCCCCCGTCCGGGACGGGACGCGGCTTGCGTACCGGCAGAGCGGACGCGGCTTCCGTACCCGCACAGCACTCGCCCCGGAGCGTCCCCGCCGCGCACAGCCTGCTTCCGGCCGCCGGAGCTGCCCGGCGTACCCGCTCGGGGCGATGTCAGTGGGCTGAGCTAGTTTCGCCGGTCATGGACTCGCATTCGCTGCTCCGCCATCTGCGCGACGAACTCGGCACGTTCCGCGGATACCTCGACCGGGATGTCGGCGCACCGGTCGAGCACTGCGGCGCGTGGACGCTGCACGATCTGGCCGAACATCCGGGCGGCTCGAATCTGTTCGCGGCGGCAGCCGTCACCGCACAGCGAGGTGACCACCCGGCCACTCCGGCCCCCCGCGATCCGTCGGAGCTGCCGCGATGGTTCGAGGAGACGTCCCGGACGCTGCCCACCGCCCTGGACACGGACCCGGCCGCCCCCGCCTGGACGTTCCATCCGCCGGGCACCGTCGGGTTCTGGCAGCGACGCCGCGCGCTCGAAACACTCGTACACCGGTGGGACGCGGAGAACGCGCTGGGCGCAGCCCGGCCGCTCGACCCCGAACTCGCCGGCGAAGGGGTGGCGGAGGTCTTCGACACCCTGGCGCCCAGACAGGTGGCACGGGGCCGGGCGCATCCGCCGCGGAGCGCCCTGCGCCTGACGGCCACGGACCTCGGAACGCCCTGGACGTACGGTCCCGGGGCTCCCGTCGCCACACTCGCGGGGCCCGCGGATCATCTCCTGCTCCTGCTGTGGGGCCGGATGTCCCACAGCAGCGCGGCAGTGACCTGGCACGGCGACCGCGAGACCGGCCTGGAGTTGCTCTCCGGCACCCTGACGCCCTGACGCCGACCTGCCGCGCCGGGCCGCGGGCTGCTCGGGGGCTCCGGGACCTCGGGAGGTCTTCGGACCGTCGGCGATCCGCCGGGCGCGTGTCTCAGCGGCGGGCGTGCCGACCGCGCCCGGTGCGGTTCTGGGGAGCGGACGGGTCCTCGGGTGGGGCGGGCGGGCCCTGCGGTGCTGCGCCGTCGTCGTACGGGTCGGGCGCACCGTGCGGGTTCTGCGCCCCCGCACCCGTGCCGTAGGGGTCCTGCGGGACCTGGGAGGCGCCAGGCGCCGCCCCACCGTACGGAGTGCCCTGCGGCGCACCGCCGGAGGCGCCGTACGGGACCTCGGGCGGAAGCGGACTGCCGCTGCCGTACGCACCGGGAGCACCAGGAGCACCAGGAGCACCAGGCGGCATCGTCCCGCCGGGTCCGTGGCCCGGCGCTGCCTGGCCGCCCTGGCCCTGGTACGCGCCGTGCCCCTGGTACGCGCCCTGTCCCTGCCCCTGTCCCTGGTACGGGTCCTGCCCCGGATAGGCACCCTGGCCCTGCTGCGGCCCCTGACCTGGACGGCCCTGCCCCGGTCCGCCGGGGGCGCCCGGGTGGTGTCCGGGAGCGCCGGGGGCGCCCGGGGCCGGAGGGTGGTCCTGCGCCTGGGCGGGTGAGCCCGGTGCCTCGTCCCCGGCGTCGGCGGCACCGCCCTTGCGGCGGCTGCGCAGGTACTCGATCACGATCGGGAGGACCGACAGCAGCACGATGCCGACGAGGAAGGACTCGATGTGCTCGTGCACCAGGTCGATCTGCCCCAGTGCCGCGCCCAGCAGGGTGACACCGGCGCCCCACAGGGTGCCGCCGATGATGTTGAAGAGAACGAAGGACCGGTACCGCATCCTGCTGACACCGGCGATGATCGGGGTGAACGTCCGCACGATCGGTACGAACCGGGCCAGCACCAGCGACTTCGGGCCGTGCTTCTCGAAGAACTCGTGCGCCTTCTCGACGTTCTCCTGCTTGAAGAACCGCGAGTCGGGCCGCTTGAAGAGCGTCGGCCCCACCTTCTTGCCGAACAGATATCCGGCCTGGTCGCCCAGCACCGCGGCGAGCACGATCAGCAGGCACATCAGCCACAGCGGCATGTGGAGCTGGTCGGTGACGATCAGGAGCCCCGTGGTGAACAGGAGCGAGTCGCCGGGCAGGAAGAAGCCGATGAGCAGGCCCGACTCCGCGAAGACGATCGCCAGGATCCCGACCGGGCCGAAGGTCTGGATCAGGAAGTCCGGATCCAGCCAGCTGGGTCCTAGTGCGAGGTTGGTCACGGAAGGCTCCTGATCAGGGGCGCGGGGCGGGGTGTCTCCCGGCCGGTGGGCCGGTGGGCGGCGCGGCGAAACGGCACACGGGCGGTATCGGACGCTACACGCTACCAACGCGGGCCCCCGCCCCCAGCGTTCCCGGCCGTGGGCCCCGGGGGCCCGGGGGCCCGCGCGGGAGCCGGAAGCCCGGACGGGAGCCGGGACGGACCGCGAACCCGGCGGACGACGCGACGGTACACGCACAGGCGTTCCCTCCGGGCCCGGCGGCCACTAGCTTCCCTCTCACCGAGTCCCCGCGTCCGGATCCCGGACGCGGGGGCATGGAGCACCAGAGAGCACCACACGCCGAACAGCCGTTCCCCGAAAGGACCACGACTGTGTCCGTACCGCTCCGCTCCCCCCGCTCCTCGCGCGCGCTGCGCCGGAGATCCGTGGCGGCACTGGCCGCGACCGCGCTGGCCACCCCGCTGCTGCTGATCTCGTCCCCCGCAGCCGCTGAGCAGTCCGCCGCCGACCGGAAGCCGCCCCGCCAGTCCGCGAAGCAGTCCGCGAAGAAGGGCGACAAGCTGGCCAGGAAACTGGTCCGGCGCACCAGCGGGCACGGTGCCCGCAAGCACCTGGCGGCTCTCAGCGCCATCGCCCATTTCAGCGACGGCAACCGCGGCGCCGGCTCCGCGGGCCACGACCGCTCCGCGCGGTACGCGGGCACCCTGCTCAAGGCGGCCGGCTACAAGGTCACCTACCAGAAGTTCGAGTTCACCTTCCGCGAGACCCTCGCCGAGAAGCTGTCCGTGCTCGGCCCGAACCAGCGCGACGTCCCGATCACGCTGATGACCTATACGAAGAGCACCCCCGAGGGCGGCATCGAGGCCCCGGTCGCGGTGGTGCCGGTCGACGCCGACGGCACCACGGGCTGCGAGGCCGCCGACTACGCACAGGGCGCGTTCGACGGCAGGATCGCGCTGATCAAGCGCGGCGGCTGCACCTTCGCGCAGAAGCAGGCGACCGCCGCCGACGCGGGCGCGGTCGGCGCGGTGGTCTACAACAACGAGGACGGCGCGCTCAACGGCACTCTCGGCAGCCCGGACGACGCCCGCATCCCCACGGGCGGCATCACCCTGGCCGACGGGGAGGCACTCGCCGAGCAGGCGGCCGACGGCGACGTCACCGTCAACCTGGAGGTGCGCGAGCACCAGGAGCAGCGCACCACCCAGAACGTCCTCGCGGAGACCCGCGGCGGCGACCCGGACAACACGGTGATGCTCGGCGCCCATCTCGACTCCGTCCCCGAGGGGCCCGGCATCAACGACAACGGCTCCGGTTCGGCGGGCGTCCTGGAGACCGCCCTCCAACTGGCCAGGGCCGACCACAAGGGCAAGCACGCGAACAAAGTCCGCTTCGCGCTGTGGAGCGCCGAGGAGCTGGGCCTGCTCGGCGCCGAGCACTATGTGTCGCAGCTGTCGGCCGCCGAGCGCGGGAAGATCTCGCTCTATCTGAACTTCGACATGATCGCGAGCCCCAACTACGGAATGTTCGCCTACGACGGCGACGACTCCGACGGCACGGGCGCGGGCCCCGGCCCGGAGGGCTCGGCGGTACTGGAGAAGGACCTGGTGGACTTCCTCGCCACCCGCGGGACGGAGACCCGCGGCACCGACTTCACCGGCCGCTCCGACTACGGTCCGTTCATCGAGGCGGGCATTCCCTCGGGGGGCACGTTCACCGGCGCCGAGGGGATCAAGACCGCCGAGCAGCAGAAGCTGTGGGGCGGCACGGCCGGAGAGGCCTACGACGGCTGCTACCACCAGGCGTGCGACACCCTGGGGAACATCGACCCCCGCGCCTTCGACCTGAACGTCAAGGCCATCGCCGACGCCGTCGGCCATTACGCGTGGGACACCAGTGCGCTGCCGCGCGGTACCGACCGCCCGGCAGCCCAGCGTCTGGCCGCCACGGAGTCGGCCGACGGCGCCGCGCCCGCGGCCGGGAAGCCGGCCACAGGCCCGTACAAGGGCGCCCGCCTGGTCCGCTGATCCAGCCTTCCGCGGCCCCCGCCGTCCGCGTGCGGCGCCGGACGCTCGGCGTCCGGCGCCCGTGCGGCCGCACCGCCGCGTTGTCCACAGGCTGTGGACAACGCGGCGGTGCGGCACTCCCGCCTCGCACCCGACGAATCCCCCGCGCACTTCTCCACCGTCCGCCCACGGTCTGCCCACTTTCTCTCCGCTTTACCGGCGAATCACCCGGATTGCACCACCGGCACCGGGCTGCGCCCGGTACCGGTAGCCCGGTAGGCTTTCCGTGTGATCTTCAAGCGAATCGGAAACGGGCGGCCTTACCCCGACCATGGCCGGGAGAGCACCCGCCAGTGGGCGGATGTGGCCCCGCGCCCGGTGCGCCTTGACCAGCTCGTCACCACCAAGGGCCAGCTCGACCTGGAGACGCTGCTCGCGGAGGATTCGACGTTCTACGGCGATCTGTTCGCCCACGTCGTGAAGTGGCAGGGTGATCTGTACCTGGAGGACGGACTGCACCGCGCGGTGCGCGCGGCACTCCAGCAGCGCCAGGTGCTGCACGCGCGCGTCCTCGAACTGGACTGACCACGGCTCCTCGCCCCGGTCGCCCACCACCGCCCCGCCTCGACCGCCCCTGCGCCGCGTTCGAACCCCGGCCGGTCACCCTCCCGACTCGGTGACCGGAGGCTCCCCGCGTTCCCCCGTTCAGGTACGCGTCGCGGGCGCGGCGAGAAGCCTTTGATCATCTAGTAGGCAGTACTGCATCCGGCCACTACCCTGCGCACATGAGCATGCTCACTCCCCCGGGCCTGGGCGGGAAGTACCGCATCAAGGGTGACCGCTACCCGCGGATGCGCAGACCGCGCAGGTGGGGGCGGATCGTCGCCGCTTCGCTCGCCTCGGTGCTGGCCGCGGCGGTACTGGGATGGGGCGCGCTCCAGGTCATCGGCATCTTCTCGGGCAGCGGCCCGGCCAAAGCGGCCGACCGCTCCGCCGAGCGGGCGAAGTGCGCCTCGGCCGCCCCCGCCGCGGAGGCCCGCACCAACGGCAGGAAGGCCGCGGAGGGCGAGCCGACGGGCAAGAAGGCCGCCGGAGGCGACGCCCTCCCCGAGCCGGGTGACATCACCGTGAACGTCCTCAACGCCACCTCGCGCAGCGGGCTGGCCAAGGACACGGCCGACGAGCTGAAGAAGCGCGGCTTCAAGATCGGCAGGATCGGCAACGCCTCGGCGGAGTTCGACGAGAAGATCAAGAAGGCCGCCTTCCTCGTCGGGGCCCCCGGCGCGTCGACCTCCGCCCGCATGCACGTCCTGGGCACTCAGCTCGCGCACACCGAGACCCGGTACGACGAGCGGGACGGCAAGGACGTGGACCTGATCCTCGGCAACGGCTTCGCACACCTGGCGAAGAAGAAGGCCGCCACCGCGGCCCTGGCCGAGCTGGCCGGCCCCGCGGCGGGCCCGGGAGAGCCCGGGAAGCCGGGAGCGTCGCCCTCGGCCTGCTGAGGCCCGCCTCGCGGTCCTGCCGTACCGCCACCGGCCCCGGCGGCCCTCGCGGGGCCGCGGGGCCGCGGGGCCGCGGGGCCCGATCGGTCAGACGGTGCCGTACATCCGGTCGCCGGCGTCACCCAGGCCCGGCACGATGAAGCCCTGCTCGTTGAGGCGCTCGTCGATCGAGGCCGTCACGACGGTCACCGGCGTTCCGGCCAGGTCCCGCTCCATGACGGCGACCCCCTCGGGCGCGGCCAGCAGACACAGCGCGGTCACGTCGTCGGCACCGCGCCGGATCAGCTCCTGGATCGCGGCGACGAGTGTGCCACCGGTGGCCAGCATCGGGTCGAGGACGTAGACCTGCCGTCCGGACAGGTCGTCGGGCATCCGGTTCGCGTAGGTGGACGCCTGGAGCGTCTCCTCGTCGCGGATCATCCCGAGGAAACCGACCTCGGCCGTCGGCAGCAGCCGGACCATGCCTTCCAGCATGCCGAGCCCGGCGCGGATGATCGGCACCACCAGCGGGCGGGGCCGGGACAGTTGCACGCCGGTGGTGTCGGTCACCGGCGTGGTGATCCCGACCTCCTCGACGCGCACGTCGCGAGTGGCCTCGTACGCCAGCAGCGTCACCAACTCGTCCGCGAGGCGGCGGAAGGTCGGTGAGTCGGTGCGCGCGTCGCGCAGGGTGGTGAGCTTGTGCGCGACCAAGGGGTGGTCGACGACGTGGGTCCGCATGCTTCGACAGTATCCGAGGCCCCGCGCGCCGGTCCCTCCGGTGCCCGGACAGGCGCACGGCTCTGATGAGACGGCGCCCGGCGCACCCGACCGGTGCGCGTCCGGACGCGCACGCTGGCCCGGCCGCGCGGGGACCGCACCGGCCCCGAGTCGGCACGCGCCGTGGCCGGATGCGCCGGGGCGCACTGGCATACGCCCGGCGGACCGGGGAAAGTGGCCCTACACCGGAGGTGCATATGTCAGAGCCACGTGAGCCCGGGCAACGAGCGCGCCGACGTCCGGGAAGGTCCACCCGACCCCACCCGGGATCGAGCGCCCGTACGGAACCCGACCGCCGCGGGGACCCTCGTACGCAACCGGAGTTCCGGACGGAGGGGGACCACGACGCGGACGCCGAGCGACTGCGCCGCCGCGCACGCTTCCTCCGCGAGCTGAACGAGGCGAAAGAGCTGCGCGAACGCGTCCATCCCCGCCGGTCGCGAGCAGTACGCCGACGCAGGCAGGCGCTGCGGATGCGTACCTTCCGCTGGTGAGGCCCGCCGCTGCCGGGACCCTGCGCGGGCGACGACCGGCCCGCGGCGAGGCGGCCGCCGACAGACCACCCCCATGCGGCACCCCGGCGCCCCGACCGCCCGCACCGCACTGAGTGGCGGGTTGTCACACTGCGTCGATGCAGGCGGGCGCCGGGTGAACGTTCGTGCAACAGTCGGGCAAACAGCTCGACGACGCACTGCCGAAGACCCTTCGCACAGCGCAGGTTTCTGCCACGATTCCGATGGGGCGGGGCACGGTCCTCGTCAGCACTCGGGCACATCTTGAATCAGTGGGAGAGTCACGGTGTATTTCGCCGCGCTGCTCGCGCGCACCGAAGACGGGTGGGAAGCGAGCGACACAGAGCTGGACGATGTGGAGACCCTGGCCGACCTGGCCGACCTGGCCCGCGAGGCCACGCCGGACGACGAGACGGTGCTGGTCTGCATCGAGCAGGACGGCATGTGGTTCGGCGTCGTCCGCGTGGACGGAGAGGACGATCCGCGAGTGTTCGTCTCGGACGCCGCGGCGGCGATGCGCAGCTCGTACGGCGAGATACTGCTGTCGGACGAGCTGCTCGGCCGCCAACCGGAGGACCCGTCGGCCCTCGACCAACTCGTGGACCTGGACGGCACGGAGGACGGAGAACCGGAAGGCAGCGAGGACGACGACGGGACGGCCGAACGCGCCGCGGCAACCGACGCGGAGACCGCCCCGGCGGGTCCGCTGGGCGACGCGGGCCTCCTCAGCGACCTCGGCATGGAGGAGAAGCTACTGCTCACGCTCTCCCCCGAGGACGCGCTGAGCGAGGTCGCCGACGCGCTCGGCTGCACGGATGTACTGGAGGCCGTCCGCTGAGCCGGAGCACACCAGGCGCCACACTGGCAGCATGACCCCCGCGACCCCCGCACACGGCGACCAACCGACCGCCGCGTCCCCCACCCCCGGCGACCCCGTACGCGATCCCTGGCGCGAACCCATGCGGCTGGCGCTCGCGGAAGCCGCACGGGCACCCGGCAACGGGGACGTGCCGGTCGGCGCCGTCGTGCTCGGACCGGACGGGACCGTGCTGGGCCGGGGACACAACGCCCGCGAGGCGGACGGTGACCCCACGGCCCACGCCGAACTGCTCGCCCTCCGCGCCGCCGCCCGCACCCGCGGCGGCGACTGGCGACTGACCGGCTGCACCCTCGTCGTCACCCTGGAGCCCTGCACGATGTGCGCCGGCGCAGCCGTGCTCTCCCGCGTCGACCGCGTCGTCTACGGCGCCCCCGACGCGAAGGGCGGCGCCGCGGGCTCCCTGTGGGACGCCCTGCGCGACCGCCGCCTCAACCACCGCCCCGAGGTCGTCAACGGCGTCCTGGCCACCGAGTGCGCCACCCTCCTCACCAGCTTCTTCCGCCCCACAGAACCGACGCCCCCCACGGCGCAGGGCACCACCCCGGATACCGATTTCGACCCCGGGCCCTCGGTGGGCTAGAGTTCCTCTCGGTAGCGTGTCCGAGCGGCCGAAGGAGCTCGCCTCGAAAGCGAGTGAGGGGGCAACTCCTCCGTGGGTTCAAATCCCACCGCTACCGCTGTGAGCAGGACGAATGAAGGGCCGGACCCCGCCGGGGTCCGGCCCTTCGTCATGTGGGTCTCAGTTCGGGTCTCAGTCGACCGGAACGAGGGCCCCAGCCGCGCCGTCGTCGCCCTCGTCCGGGAAGTCTTGTGGCCTCTCCCAGATCAGTCCGTCGACCTGTTCGGCG
It encodes the following:
- a CDS encoding tripartite tricarboxylate transporter substrate binding protein, with the protein product MRSRALLSPLAAAAVVLLVPPLITSGSGASGGTNIPGLRFMVPNTPGGGYDITARTAAKNAEDAGLNHNIEVYNLPGAGGTVGLSRLVNERGNGKLTMSMGLGVVGAVHTNDAPSTLADATPVARLTEEPDIVVVAKNSKYKTFRQLLSDWKKHPGAMPVGGGSSPGGPDHLAPMLMARAAGIRTKEVNYVPFDGGGELLASVLGGKVAFGVSGLGEYRDQIESGELRLLAVTGPKRAAGFDAPTLKESGIDVEFTNWRGMMAPPGLSEAQRDKLVRFLRELRRSEQWRDSLRTNGWEDAWLPGDKYGRFLKREDERVNSVLKELGQ
- a CDS encoding tripartite tricarboxylate transporter TctB family protein, whose translation is MSNASDTRSPRLPRGPRASRPDGRARTGAARRRGYSELGLCALLLAVGVLVLSDALTMDTVASARGPVGPRTVPLVVGTALLVVSVVLTVDVLRGAAGDGTAGGGTTGGGTTTPPEPGDAQTPRPEPGSQTAAVPEQGSPRTAQPDAADGKDAADGKDAAGAVDAEADEPGDWRTVALLTGVFLAFAALIEPLGFPLAGALLFWGSAFTLGSRRHALTRDPLIAAGLSLLTYTVFHLLLGVHLPGGPLMGVM
- a CDS encoding maleylpyruvate isomerase family mycothiol-dependent enzyme codes for the protein MDSHSLLRHLRDELGTFRGYLDRDVGAPVEHCGAWTLHDLAEHPGGSNLFAAAAVTAQRGDHPATPAPRDPSELPRWFEETSRTLPTALDTDPAAPAWTFHPPGTVGFWQRRRALETLVHRWDAENALGAARPLDPELAGEGVAEVFDTLAPRQVARGRAHPPRSALRLTATDLGTPWTYGPGAPVATLAGPADHLLLLLWGRMSHSSAAVTWHGDRETGLELLSGTLTP
- a CDS encoding VTT domain-containing protein, which codes for MTNLALGPSWLDPDFLIQTFGPVGILAIVFAESGLLIGFFLPGDSLLFTTGLLIVTDQLHMPLWLMCLLIVLAAVLGDQAGYLFGKKVGPTLFKRPDSRFFKQENVEKAHEFFEKHGPKSLVLARFVPIVRTFTPIIAGVSRMRYRSFVLFNIIGGTLWGAGVTLLGAALGQIDLVHEHIESFLVGIVLLSVLPIVIEYLRSRRKGGAADAGDEAPGSPAQAQDHPPAPGAPGAPGHHPGAPGGPGQGRPGQGPQQGQGAYPGQDPYQGQGQGQGAYQGHGAYQGQGGQAAPGHGPGGTMPPGAPGAPGAPGAYGSGSPLPPEVPYGASGGAPQGTPYGGAAPGASQVPQDPYGTGAGAQNPHGAPDPYDDGAAPQGPPAPPEDPSAPQNRTGRGRHARR
- a CDS encoding M28 family metallopeptidase, with translation MSVPLRSPRSSRALRRRSVAALAATALATPLLLISSPAAAEQSAADRKPPRQSAKQSAKKGDKLARKLVRRTSGHGARKHLAALSAIAHFSDGNRGAGSAGHDRSARYAGTLLKAAGYKVTYQKFEFTFRETLAEKLSVLGPNQRDVPITLMTYTKSTPEGGIEAPVAVVPVDADGTTGCEAADYAQGAFDGRIALIKRGGCTFAQKQATAADAGAVGAVVYNNEDGALNGTLGSPDDARIPTGGITLADGEALAEQAADGDVTVNLEVREHQEQRTTQNVLAETRGGDPDNTVMLGAHLDSVPEGPGINDNGSGSAGVLETALQLARADHKGKHANKVRFALWSAEELGLLGAEHYVSQLSAAERGKISLYLNFDMIASPNYGMFAYDGDDSDGTGAGPGPEGSAVLEKDLVDFLATRGTETRGTDFTGRSDYGPFIEAGIPSGGTFTGAEGIKTAEQQKLWGGTAGEAYDGCYHQACDTLGNIDPRAFDLNVKAIADAVGHYAWDTSALPRGTDRPAAQRLAATESADGAAPAAGKPATGPYKGARLVR
- a CDS encoding type II toxin-antitoxin system VapB family antitoxin; this translates as MIFKRIGNGRPYPDHGRESTRQWADVAPRPVRLDQLVTTKGQLDLETLLAEDSTFYGDLFAHVVKWQGDLYLEDGLHRAVRAALQQRQVLHARVLELD
- a CDS encoding LytR C-terminal domain-containing protein, translating into MSMLTPPGLGGKYRIKGDRYPRMRRPRRWGRIVAASLASVLAAAVLGWGALQVIGIFSGSGPAKAADRSAERAKCASAAPAAEARTNGRKAAEGEPTGKKAAGGDALPEPGDITVNVLNATSRSGLAKDTADELKKRGFKIGRIGNASAEFDEKIKKAAFLVGAPGASTSARMHVLGTQLAHTETRYDERDGKDVDLILGNGFAHLAKKKAATAALAELAGPAAGPGEPGKPGASPSAC
- the upp gene encoding uracil phosphoribosyltransferase; this encodes MRTHVVDHPLVAHKLTTLRDARTDSPTFRRLADELVTLLAYEATRDVRVEEVGITTPVTDTTGVQLSRPRPLVVPIIRAGLGMLEGMVRLLPTAEVGFLGMIRDEETLQASTYANRMPDDLSGRQVYVLDPMLATGGTLVAAIQELIRRGADDVTALCLLAAPEGVAVMERDLAGTPVTVVTASIDERLNEQGFIVPGLGDAGDRMYGTV
- the tadA gene encoding tRNA adenosine(34) deaminase TadA; translation: MTPATPAHGDQPTAASPTPGDPVRDPWREPMRLALAEAARAPGNGDVPVGAVVLGPDGTVLGRGHNAREADGDPTAHAELLALRAAARTRGGDWRLTGCTLVVTLEPCTMCAGAAVLSRVDRVVYGAPDAKGGAAGSLWDALRDRRLNHRPEVVNGVLATECATLLTSFFRPTEPTPPTAQGTTPDTDFDPGPSVG